CACGGGCTTTCGACACGAGCTCTTCCGGGGTATCGACACCATCGGAACAGTCGCTGTGGGCGTGCAAATCAATATAGCACTCGACGCTCATCCTGCACAAATCATTTCGAGATTCCGATTCAGCCGGCCGATCATGTCCTCGTAGTTGTTCTGCTTGTCCTTTTCCTTCTCGACGACATCCGCGGGCGCCTTTTGCACGAACTGGCCGTTCGACAGGCGCTTGCGGACCTTTTCCAACTCCTGCTCGACCCGGCTCCGCTCCCGGGAAAGGCGATCCGTTTCGATTTCCAGGTCGATCAGGCCGCTGAGCGGGATGTAAAACTCCATGTCCCGCAACACGCCGGACGCGCAACCGGCGGGCCGGGCCTCGTCGCCGTCGACGAAGGCCAGCGTGCACCGGGCAAGCGACTGGACGGCCTGAGCCTGCCCGGAGAGTACTTCGATCAGGCGGGGGTCCGCGACCCGGCAGTGCACCGCCATTTCCTGGGTAAGATGGACTCTGAAGTCGGCGCGGACGCCCCGGATGGCCCCGATCAGTTCCTGGACGTATCGTATGTCCTCTTCGGCATCCGCTCGAACCCGGTCCGGACGCGATTCCGGCCAGGGCGCGACGACGATGCCGGCCGGTTCCGCGTCCCGGTCATCCAGGTAGGGTCTGAGATGCTGCCAGATTTCCTCGGTGATGAACGGCATGAACGGGTGAAACAGGCGGAGCGTCTGTTCGAGCACGAGCAGGGCCGTGCGACGCGCGTGATCCGCGGACGCGGCGTCCGTCTCGTCGTAGAGCCGTTGCTTGATCGCTTCGAGATACCAATCGCAGAAGTCGTGCCAGAAGAAGTCGTAGAGCAGCAGCGCCGTCTCGTGGAAGGCATATTGCTCCAGGGACCGCGTCGCCTGTTCGACGGTACGGTCCAGGCGGGACAGGATCCAGCGGTCCCACAGGTTCTCGGATACCGGAAGGCCGGATACCGGGAGGCCGGATGCCGGAAGGCCGGATTCCGGCGGCTTCTGGTGCATGAGTACCAGCCGTGCGGCATTCCACATCTTGTTCGCGAAATTGCGCCCCACTTCGACCTGTTCGTTTGAATACAGCAAATCCTGTCCGTGCGGCGCGATCAGCATCATGGCGTACCTCAGCGCGTCGGCGCCGTAGGTATCCATGACTTCCAGGGGATCGGGCGAATTGCCCAGCGATTTGCTCAGTTTCCGTCCCTTGATGTCGCGCACCAGGCTCGTGAGATAGACGTCGTCGAAGGGCCGGTCGTCCATGAATTCGTAGCCCATCATCATCATGCGAACGACCCAGAAGAACAGGATATCGTGGCCGGTGACCAGCGTGGAGGTGGGATAGAAGGTCCGGAGCTCCGCCGTGCGTTCCGGCCAGCCCATGGTCGAAAAGGGCCACAGGGCCGATGAGAACCAGGTGTCGAGCACGTCTTCGTCCTGGTGCAGCACGCCGTGGCCGCAACGGCCGCACTGCCCGGGCGCTTCGATGCCCGCGTGCGCGCTTCCGCACGACGCGCAGTACCATACCGGAATGCGGTGACCCCACCACAACTGGCGGGAAAGGCACCAGTCCTCGATGTTTTCCAGCCAGTGGCGGTACGTCTTCTCCCAGTGTTCCGGGGTAATGCCCGGTATCCGGTCTTCTTCCAGGGCGCGCAGGAGACGGCGGGCAAGCGGCCGGGTCTTCAGGAACCACTGGCGGGAAAGCCGGGGCTCGAGGACCGAGTCGCAACGCTGGCAGTGGCGGACGGCATGGACGTGACCTTCGATTCCTTCGAGGAGGCCGAGGTCTTCGAGGTCCTTCACGACCCTGCGACGGCACTCGAACCGGTCCAGTCCGCGGTAGGCGGGACCGGCGGCTTCGTTCATCGTGCCATCCTCGTCCATGATTACGATCTGGGGCAAGTCGTGCTTGTTGCCGAGGATGAAATCGTTGAAATCGTGGGCCGGCGTCACCTTGACGGCGCCCGTGCCGAATGTCTGGTCAACCAGCTCCGCGTCCGCGATGATCGGTACGGACCGGTCCGTCAGCGGCAGGCTGACCCGTTTGCCCACCAGGTGCGCGTGCCGCTCGTCCTCCGGGTGGACGGCAACCGCCACGTCGCCGAGCATGGTCTCCGGTCTCGTCGTGGCGATGCTGATCCCGCCCGTGCCGTCTGCCAGGGGATACCGGATCCGCCACAGCGATCCCTGCTCATCCCGGGGAACGGACTCCTCGTTGGACAGGGCGGTATTGCAACGGGGACACCAGTGGATGATGCGATTGCCCCGGTAGATCATCTTCTTCTCGAAAAGCG
The window above is part of the Gemmatimonadota bacterium genome. Proteins encoded here:
- a CDS encoding valine--tRNA ligase, with the translated sequence MAEGLPPQYDPGTVERKWYAFWEEHQFFHADPASGKPPYSIVIPPPNITGILHLGHVLNNTIQDVLIRFKRMQGFETLWMPGTDHAGIATHVVVERMLAERGIDREEIGRERFVEEVWRWREQYGGTIVRQLKELGCSCDWKRERFTMDEGLSRAVLTVFIALFEKKMIYRGNRIIHWCPRCNTALSNEESVPRDEQGSLWRIRYPLADGTGGISIATTRPETMLGDVAVAVHPEDERHAHLVGKRVSLPLTDRSVPIIADAELVDQTFGTGAVKVTPAHDFNDFILGNKHDLPQIVIMDEDGTMNEAAGPAYRGLDRFECRRRVVKDLEDLGLLEGIEGHVHAVRHCQRCDSVLEPRLSRQWFLKTRPLARRLLRALEEDRIPGITPEHWEKTYRHWLENIEDWCLSRQLWWGHRIPVWYCASCGSAHAGIEAPGQCGRCGHGVLHQDEDVLDTWFSSALWPFSTMGWPERTAELRTFYPTSTLVTGHDILFFWVVRMMMMGYEFMDDRPFDDVYLTSLVRDIKGRKLSKSLGNSPDPLEVMDTYGADALRYAMMLIAPHGQDLLYSNEQVEVGRNFANKMWNAARLVLMHQKPPESGLPASGLPVSGLPVSENLWDRWILSRLDRTVEQATRSLEQYAFHETALLLYDFFWHDFCDWYLEAIKQRLYDETDAASADHARRTALLVLEQTLRLFHPFMPFITEEIWQHLRPYLDDRDAEPAGIVVAPWPESRPDRVRADAEEDIRYVQELIGAIRGVRADFRVHLTQEMAVHCRVADPRLIEVLSGQAQAVQSLARCTLAFVDGDEARPAGCASGVLRDMEFYIPLSGLIDLEIETDRLSRERSRVEQELEKVRKRLSNGQFVQKAPADVVEKEKDKQNNYEDMIGRLNRNLEMICAG